Proteins co-encoded in one Chlorogloeopsis sp. ULAP01 genomic window:
- a CDS encoding diheme cytochrome c, producing MSNLVKHRNRRKIKGKSIGLLLVVFTWSLAMGWLISFATNVQSATPVSEIGTVDVVPSQYQLGQELYLENCSTCHIALPPAVLPTETWKNLLQDSEHYGAQLKPLIDPPRILVWRYLSTFSRLLQKDEQVPYRVNNSRYFKALHPQVKLPRPVDINSCVSCHPGAADFNFRRLSSEWEKS from the coding sequence ATGTCAAATCTTGTTAAGCATCGCAACCGCCGCAAAATCAAGGGCAAGTCTATCGGTTTACTTTTGGTAGTCTTTACTTGGAGTTTGGCGATGGGTTGGTTAATATCCTTTGCGACAAATGTCCAAAGTGCTACTCCCGTCTCCGAAATTGGTACTGTTGATGTAGTACCTAGTCAATATCAATTGGGGCAAGAACTTTACTTAGAAAACTGTTCCACTTGCCACATCGCCTTACCACCCGCAGTACTGCCTACTGAAACTTGGAAAAATCTTTTGCAAGACTCAGAACATTATGGCGCACAACTCAAACCATTAATCGATCCGCCGCGCATTTTGGTTTGGAGATATCTGTCAACTTTTTCGCGCCTGCTGCAAAAAGATGAACAAGTACCCTACCGCGTCAATAACTCTCGTTATTTCAAAGCTTTACATCCCCAAGTCAAATTGCCACGTCCTGTAGACATAAATAGCTGTGTGAGTTGTCATCCTGGTGCTGCCGACTTCAACTTCCGTCGCCTCAGTTCTGAATGGGAAAAATCATAG
- a CDS encoding TetR/AcrR family transcriptional regulator — MPKTRLVAKQDEAKPALREHILNIADELFYRQGIRATGVDTIIAKSGVAKTTLYRYFPSKDDLVVAYLERRNQCFWELMEVEIAKHLNQPTEQLFAVFKWLDELLTKPDCLGCPFLIATAEYAELDYPGHQIAIAHKEAVRDRLMQLAENAGASNPRELAANLLLLIDGAFAQRRLFGQFVEVSLEKAAATLINAY; from the coding sequence GTGCCAAAAACTCGCCTTGTAGCAAAGCAGGACGAAGCAAAGCCTGCGCTCAGAGAACATATCCTCAACATTGCCGATGAACTATTCTATCGCCAAGGGATTCGAGCCACAGGGGTAGATACGATCATTGCCAAGTCAGGGGTGGCGAAAACAACTTTATATCGCTATTTCCCATCAAAAGATGATTTGGTGGTGGCGTATCTGGAACGACGCAACCAGTGCTTTTGGGAACTGATGGAAGTAGAAATTGCCAAGCATCTTAATCAGCCTACCGAACAATTATTTGCAGTTTTTAAATGGTTGGATGAACTATTGACAAAGCCAGATTGTTTAGGCTGTCCCTTCCTAATTGCCACAGCAGAATATGCAGAATTAGACTATCCAGGACATCAGATTGCGATCGCTCACAAAGAAGCGGTACGCGATCGCCTGATGCAATTAGCCGAAAACGCGGGTGCCAGCAATCCGCGCGAACTTGCTGCAAATCTACTGTTGCTAATTGACGGCGCGTTTGCCCAACGGCGGTTATTTGGTCAATTTGTGGAGGTATCTTTAGAAAAAGCAGCAGCTACGCTAATTAATGCGTACTGA
- a CDS encoding four helix bundle protein, with the protein MARPDFEDLQVYQLAEKLANEIWQIVKQWDYFTKDTIGKQIVRSADSVCANRAEGRDRYNDPDNRRCVKIARGSLYETVSWLRLAYARQLLTNEQVNQFKPIIDEL; encoded by the coding sequence ATGGCACGACCCGATTTTGAAGATTTGCAAGTTTATCAACTAGCTGAGAAGCTAGCTAATGAGATTTGGCAGATTGTTAAGCAATGGGACTATTTCACCAAGGACACTATCGGCAAGCAAATTGTTCGATCTGCTGATAGTGTTTGTGCCAACAGAGCAGAAGGACGGGACAGGTATAATGACCCAGATAATCGACGTTGTGTCAAAATTGCTAGAGGCTCTTTATATGAAACAGTCAGTTGGTTGAGACTAGCCTACGCTCGACAACTTTTAACAAATGAACAAGTAAATCAATTTAAACCAATCATTGACGAGCTATAA
- a CDS encoding class I SAM-dependent methyltransferase, with amino-acid sequence MSANRFDFEALFDEDYLYFYEPLLTSERTERNVDLICRLLNVQPEMAVLDLACGHGRISNQLAKRGCNVTGLDATALFLDKARQDAANSGVEVEYIQGDMRSLPWSDRFDCIINWFTAFGYFDDNENRLVLAQADRALKVGGKLLIDTQNLYRIIKDFHPSFVTEREGNFMIDTNRYDISTGRTYNERIIIRDGQIRRFNFFVRHFTFTELSDWLCQVGFRHVEGYGHDGEPFALDSRRMIVVATK; translated from the coding sequence ATGAGTGCAAATAGATTCGATTTTGAAGCGCTGTTCGATGAAGATTATCTCTATTTCTATGAACCGCTATTAACATCAGAACGGACGGAGCGCAATGTTGATTTAATCTGTCGTCTGCTGAACGTGCAGCCGGAAATGGCTGTATTAGATTTAGCTTGTGGACACGGGCGAATTTCTAATCAACTGGCTAAACGTGGCTGTAATGTGACTGGGCTTGATGCTACAGCTTTATTTTTGGACAAAGCCCGTCAAGATGCAGCTAATAGCGGTGTGGAAGTTGAGTACATCCAAGGTGATATGCGTTCTCTGCCGTGGAGCGATCGCTTTGACTGCATTATTAACTGGTTTACCGCTTTCGGGTACTTTGATGACAATGAAAATCGCTTGGTGCTAGCTCAAGCCGATCGCGCCTTGAAAGTTGGTGGCAAGTTGTTGATTGACACTCAAAACTTGTACCGCATCATCAAAGACTTTCATCCTAGCTTTGTTACTGAACGCGAAGGCAATTTCATGATTGATACTAACCGCTACGATATCTCTACTGGTCGCACATACAACGAACGAATTATCATTCGTGATGGGCAGATACGTCGCTTCAATTTTTTTGTTCGCCATTTTACCTTTACAGAACTCAGCGACTGGTTATGCCAAGTTGGTTTCCGTCATGTTGAGGGTTACGGACACGATGGTGAGCCATTTGCACTGGATAGCCGCAGAATGATTGTAGTAGCAACAAAATGA